A window of the Molothrus ater isolate BHLD 08-10-18 breed brown headed cowbird chromosome 16, BPBGC_Mater_1.1, whole genome shotgun sequence genome harbors these coding sequences:
- the CCZ1 gene encoding vacuolar fusion protein CCZ1 homolog, producing the protein MAAAGAAGQEKQLAPTLLSFFIYNPKLGPKEGEEEKKILFYHPNEVEKNEKIRNVGLCEAIVQFTRTFSPTKPAKSLHTQKNRQFFHEPEENFWMVMVVRNPIIEKHKDGKPVYEYQEEELLDKVYSSVLQQCYSMYKLFNGTFLRAMEDGGVKVLKERLEKFFHRYLQTLHLQSCDLLDVFCGISFFPLDKMTYLKIQSFINRMEESLNIVKYTAFLYNDQLIWSGLEQDDMRILYKYLTTSLFPRHMEPELAGRDSPIRAEMPGNLQHYGRFLTGPLNLNDPETKCRFPKIFVNTDDTYEELHLIVYKAMSAAVCFMIDASIPPTLEFCRKLDSIVGPQLTVLASDICEQYNINKRISGAEKEPQFKFIYFNHMNLAEKSTIHMRKTPSVSLASVHPDLMKILGDINSDFSRVDEDEEIIVKAMSDYWVVGKKSDQRELYVILNQKNVNLIEVNEEVKKLCATQFNNIFFLD; encoded by the exons atggcggcggcgggggcggccggcCAGGAGAAGCAGCTCGCTCCGACCCTTCTCAGTTTCTTCATCTACAACCCCAAGCTGGGGCCCAAAGAGGGAGAG gaagaaaagaagattcTCTTCTATCATCCAAATGAAGTAGAAAAGAAcgaaaaaattagaaatgtgGGGCTGTGTGAAGCTATAGTGCAGTTCACGAG gaCCTTTAGCCCAACAAAACCTGCAAAATCCCTACATACACAGAAGAATAGACAGTTTTTCCATGAACCTGAAGAAAACTTCTGGATGGTCATG GTTGTACGGAATCCCATCATAGAAAAACACAAAGATGGAAAGCCAGTCTATGAATATCAGGAGGAAGAATTGCTG GACAAGGTTTATAGCTCAGTCCTCCAGCAGTGCTACAGCATGTACAAG CTTTTCAATGGCACATTCCTGAGAGCCATGGAAGATGGGGGTGTGAAAGTGCTAAAGGAGAGACTAGAGAAATTCTTCCATCGG TACTTGCAGACACTGCACTTACAGTCTTGTGATCTGCTGGATGTGTTTTGTGGAATCAGCTTCTTTCCACTGGATAAAATGACTTACTTGAAAATTCAGTCATTTATTAACAGGATGGAAGAAAGCCTGAACATAGTCAAGTACACTGCATTTCTCTACAATGACCAGCTTATCTG GAGTGGACTGGAGCAAGATGACATGAGAATTTTGTACAAATATCTCACGACATCTCTGTTTCCAAGGCACATGGAGCCTGAG ttaGCAGGAAGAGATTCTCCAATACGTGCTGAAATGCCAGGAAATCTCCAACACTATGGAAG GTTTCTTACTGGACCTTTAAATCTTAATGATCCAGAAACAAAATGCCGTTTCCCCAAAATATTTGTTAACACTGATGACACTTATGAAGAGCTTCACTTAATTGTTTATAAG gCAATGAGTGCAGCTGTCTGCTTTATGATTGATG cttcaATTCCACCCACCCTGGAGTTTTGCAGAAAACTGGACAGCATTGTGGGGCCTCAGCTCACGGTGTTGGCATCAGACATATGTGAACAATACAACATCAACAAGAGAATATCAGG aGCTGAGAAGGAACCTCAATTTAAGTTTATCTATTTCAATCACATGAACCTGGCAGAGAAAAGTACCATTCACATGAGGAAAACACCCAGTGTATCACTTGCATCTGTTCACCCTGACCTCATGAAGATTCTCGGTGACATCAACAGTGACTTCTCCAG AGTTGATGAAGACGAGGAAATTATTGTGAAGGCAATGAGTGATTACTGGGTAGTTGGGAAAAAGTCTGACCAGCGAGAACTATATGTTATTTTGAATCAAAAAAATGTAAATCTGATTGAAGTTAATG aagaagTGAAGAAACTTTGTGCAACACagtttaataatattttcttcttggaTTGA